A window of the Cystobacter fuscus genome harbors these coding sequences:
- a CDS encoding sigma-54-dependent transcriptional regulator, whose translation MHILVVDDERSMRVVLEVLLLRSGYRVTCVEGVRAAREVLESTLVDLVITDMKLGATQSGMDVLRAARAQSDAPEVIVITAFGTAASAVEAMREGAYDYIGKPFDNEELLLLVQKALEKRTLRQENVSLREHLVPGVGVMAVGRGERMRAVWSMVDKVAPTRSTVLIHGESGTGKELIAKALHLKSPRAGQPFLPINCAALNEGVLESELFGHVKGAFTGATQDRPGLLVHAGEGTVFLDEIGEVPLATQVKLLRVLQERKVKPVGSSAEIPFQARILAATNRRLDAEVKAGRFREDLFYRLNVITLELPPLRERPEDIAPLAEHFLARQRQELERPGLRFSPEALAVLSAYAFPGNVRQLENVVERAATLADGDVLTLASLPPSLRGEPVQPAATATPEVALGAGFSLERHLDEAERHYLVAALAQAGGVKTRAADLLGLTFRSFRYRLAKHGLSDREDEA comes from the coding sequence GTGCACATCCTGGTGGTGGACGATGAGCGGTCGATGCGCGTGGTGCTGGAGGTGCTGCTGTTGCGCTCGGGCTACCGGGTGACGTGCGTGGAGGGCGTGCGGGCGGCGCGCGAGGTGTTGGAGTCCACCCTGGTGGATCTGGTCATCACCGACATGAAGCTGGGGGCCACGCAGAGCGGCATGGACGTGCTGCGGGCCGCGCGGGCGCAGAGCGACGCCCCCGAGGTCATCGTCATCACCGCCTTTGGCACCGCGGCCTCGGCGGTGGAGGCCATGCGCGAGGGCGCGTACGACTACATCGGCAAGCCCTTCGACAACGAGGAGCTGCTGCTGCTGGTGCAGAAGGCGCTGGAGAAGCGCACGCTGCGCCAGGAGAACGTCTCGCTGCGCGAGCACCTGGTGCCCGGCGTGGGAGTGATGGCGGTGGGCCGCGGCGAGCGGATGCGCGCGGTGTGGAGCATGGTGGACAAGGTGGCGCCCACGCGCTCCACCGTGCTCATCCATGGCGAGAGCGGGACGGGCAAGGAGCTCATCGCCAAGGCGCTGCACCTCAAGAGCCCTCGGGCGGGGCAGCCCTTCCTGCCCATCAACTGCGCGGCGCTCAACGAGGGCGTGCTGGAGAGCGAGCTGTTCGGCCACGTGAAGGGGGCCTTCACCGGGGCCACGCAGGACCGTCCCGGCCTGCTGGTGCACGCGGGCGAGGGGACGGTGTTCCTCGATGAGATTGGCGAGGTGCCCCTGGCCACCCAGGTGAAGCTCTTGCGCGTGCTGCAGGAGCGCAAGGTCAAGCCGGTGGGCAGCTCGGCGGAGATTCCCTTCCAGGCGCGCATCCTGGCGGCCACCAACCGGCGGCTGGACGCCGAGGTGAAGGCGGGCCGCTTCCGGGAGGATCTCTTCTACCGGCTCAACGTCATCACCCTGGAGCTGCCACCGTTGCGCGAGCGGCCCGAGGACATCGCGCCGCTGGCGGAGCACTTCCTCGCCCGGCAGCGTCAGGAGCTGGAGCGGCCGGGCCTGCGCTTCTCTCCCGAGGCCCTGGCGGTGCTGTCCGCCTATGCGTTTCCGGGCAACGTGCGCCAGCTGGAGAACGTCGTCGAGCGCGCGGCGACGCTGGCGGATGGGGACGTGCTGACGTTGGCCTCGCTGCCGCCCTCGCTCCGGGGTGAGCCCGTGCAGCCCGCGGCCACCGCCACGCCCGAGGTGGCGCTCGGGGCGGGTTTCTCCCTGGAGCGTCACCTCGATGAGGCCGAGCGGCACTACCTGGTGGCCGCCCTGGCGCAGGCGGGTGGGGTGAAGACGCGGGCGGCGGACCTGCTCGGCTTGACGTTCCGCTCCTTCCGCTACCGTCTGGCCAAGCACGGGCTGTCGGATCGGGAGGACGAGGCCTGA
- a CDS encoding type IV pilus twitching motility protein PilT, whose amino-acid sequence MNLHQLLKAMVEKGASDLHITTGSPPQLRVDGELVPLKTAQLSPVETKQLCYSILTDAQKHKFEEENELDLSFGVKGLSRFRANVYMQRGAVAGAFRTIPFKILTFQELGLPPVVGELVKRPRGLILVTGPTGSGKSTTLASMVDKINTDRHEHIMTIEDPIEYLHPHKNCLVNQREVGADTRSFKTALKYILRQDPDVVLVGELRDLETIEAALVIAETGHTCYATLHTNSAVQTINRVLDVFPPYQQPQVRAQLSFVLEGVMSQSLIAKAGSPGRVLALEVMIPNPAIRNLIREDKIHQVYSSMQVGQAKYGMQTFNQALAALLARRLITQDEAFGRSSDPDELRNILAGGTAAGMPGQRPAGPAGR is encoded by the coding sequence GTGAATCTGCATCAGCTGCTCAAGGCGATGGTCGAGAAGGGTGCTTCCGACCTCCACATCACCACTGGCTCCCCGCCCCAGCTGCGCGTGGACGGCGAGCTGGTGCCGCTCAAGACGGCCCAGCTATCGCCGGTGGAGACCAAGCAGCTCTGCTACTCCATCCTCACCGACGCCCAGAAGCACAAGTTCGAGGAGGAGAACGAGCTGGACCTCTCCTTCGGCGTGAAGGGGCTGTCGCGCTTCCGCGCCAACGTCTACATGCAGCGTGGCGCGGTGGCGGGGGCGTTCCGCACCATTCCCTTCAAGATCCTCACCTTCCAGGAGCTGGGTCTGCCCCCGGTGGTGGGGGAGCTCGTCAAGCGCCCGCGCGGCCTCATCCTGGTGACGGGTCCCACGGGCTCGGGCAAGTCCACGACGCTCGCGTCGATGGTCGACAAGATCAACACCGATCGTCATGAGCACATCATGACGATCGAGGATCCGATCGAGTACCTGCACCCGCACAAGAACTGCCTCGTCAACCAGCGCGAGGTGGGCGCCGACACGCGCAGCTTCAAGACGGCGCTCAAGTACATCCTGCGCCAGGATCCGGACGTGGTGCTGGTGGGCGAGCTGCGCGACCTGGAGACGATCGAGGCGGCGCTCGTCATCGCCGAGACGGGCCACACCTGCTACGCCACGCTGCACACCAACAGCGCGGTGCAGACCATCAACCGGGTGCTGGACGTGTTCCCGCCGTACCAGCAGCCCCAGGTGCGCGCCCAGCTGTCGTTCGTGCTGGAGGGAGTGATGAGTCAGTCGCTCATCGCCAAGGCGGGCTCTCCGGGCCGCGTGCTGGCGCTGGAGGTCATGATTCCCAACCCCGCCATCCGCAACCTCATCCGCGAGGACAAGATCCATCAGGTCTACTCGTCGATGCAGGTGGGCCAGGCCAAGTACGGCATGCAGACCTTCAACCAGGCCCTGGCGGCGCTGCTGGCGCGGCGCCTCATCACCCAGGACGAGGCATTCGGCCGTTCCTCGGATCCGGACGAGCTGCGCAACATCCTCGCGGGCGGCACCGCCGCTGGCATGCCTGGTCAACGGCCCGCCGGTCCCGCGGGGCGCTAA
- a CDS encoding type II secretion system F family protein, whose translation MAATATKSTPQKSKNTAQFLWEAKTKSGETKKGEMEASDIEAVNARLKSLGLNPVKVRRKGLLDSDLNLTIGSAVTGKDILIFTRQFATMIDAGLPLVQCLDILGTQMDNPAFRKVVFAIKNKVEQGSTFADALADHPKVFDELFVQLCAAGEVGGILDNILNRLANYREKNEKLKRKVKSAMTYPVIVVLVAIAVTAVLMLKVTPVFAKMFADFGQALPAPTQFVVDLSEWCQNYLLWVFAGLAAFSVIFGYVYRNPQGRRLLDRAFLMAPIFGPVIRKVAVARFTRTLGTMISSGVPILDALDVTAKTAGNRSVEEAIFFVRGKIAEGKNIAGPLLETKVFPPMVVQMIGVGEATGAMDTMLNKIADFYDDEVDTAVAGLTAMIEPLMMVFLGGVVGGFLIAMYLPIFSIAGAVK comes from the coding sequence ATGGCTGCAACGGCGACCAAGTCCACTCCCCAAAAATCGAAGAACACGGCCCAGTTCCTCTGGGAAGCCAAGACCAAGTCTGGCGAGACCAAGAAGGGCGAGATGGAGGCCTCGGACATCGAGGCCGTCAATGCCCGTCTGAAGTCGCTCGGCCTCAATCCGGTCAAGGTGCGCCGCAAGGGCCTGCTCGACTCCGACCTGAACCTGACCATCGGTTCGGCGGTGACGGGCAAGGACATCCTCATCTTCACCCGTCAGTTCGCCACGATGATCGACGCCGGCCTGCCGCTCGTGCAGTGCCTCGACATCCTCGGCACGCAGATGGACAACCCGGCCTTCCGCAAGGTCGTGTTCGCCATCAAGAACAAGGTGGAGCAGGGCTCCACCTTCGCCGACGCCCTGGCGGACCACCCCAAGGTCTTCGACGAACTCTTCGTGCAGCTGTGCGCCGCGGGCGAGGTGGGCGGTATCCTCGACAACATCCTCAACCGGCTCGCCAACTACCGCGAGAAGAACGAGAAGCTCAAGCGCAAGGTCAAGAGCGCGATGACCTACCCGGTCATCGTCGTGTTGGTGGCCATCGCGGTGACGGCGGTGCTGATGCTCAAGGTGACGCCGGTGTTCGCGAAGATGTTCGCGGACTTCGGTCAGGCGCTGCCCGCGCCCACCCAGTTCGTGGTGGACCTGTCCGAGTGGTGCCAGAACTACCTGCTCTGGGTGTTCGCCGGCCTGGCCGCCTTCTCGGTCATCTTCGGCTACGTCTACCGCAACCCCCAGGGGCGGCGTCTGCTGGACAGGGCGTTCCTGATGGCCCCCATCTTCGGGCCCGTCATCCGCAAGGTGGCGGTGGCGCGCTTCACCCGCACGCTGGGCACGATGATCTCCTCGGGTGTGCCCATCCTGGATGCGCTGGACGTCACCGCCAAGACGGCCGGTAACCGGTCCGTGGAAGAGGCCATCTTCTTCGTGCGCGGGAAGATCGCCGAGGGCAAGAACATCGCGGGACCGCTCCTGGAGACGAAGGTGTTCCCGCCCATGGTGGTGCAGATGATCGGCGTGGGTGAGGCCACGGGCGCCATGGACACCATGCTCAACAAGATCGCCGACTTCTACGACGACGAGGTGGACACGGCGGTCGCGGGCCTCACGGCGATGATCGAACCGTTGATGATGGTGTTCCTGGGTGGCGTGGTCGGTGGCTTCCTCATCGCCATGTACCTGCCCATCTTCTCCATCGCCGGTGCCGTCAAGTAA
- a CDS encoding two-component system sensor histidine kinase NtrB, which translates to MAGSPQPHTLRNRLTWLTVFRTVAVSLSLVAFAARVFLQPVQEPSHGDMLSFAVIGLVYLFTLVYGLMLRGGWADRLAAVVQVVGDLLIASVLVFLTGVGDSPFTFLYLLAVIGASILLDGRGALLAALASALTYSLLLVAVRSRWLVSPTGGGDLSLQRVAFLIGSNLLALVLIAVLAGYLSRQLSATGGRLSAREADLKKLGTLQQQILTCMPSGLITCDAEGRVTFVNRAASAILGLDAAAVVAGLPVESLLPGALGMEAHVRRRELSVQTREGARTLGLTVTGLGDTGSEGMLIVFQDLTELRRTEEDLRRADRLAALGTLAAQLAHEIRNPLAAMRGSAQLLVQESSGDPLSARLVDVLLRESDRLSHLVEDFLRFARPPPPLKQEVDLGALVAETVDMLRADPLARQVRVETALLPLRILVDADQLRQVLINLLRNAFQAAEEGGVVRVTLRPEDSWAELLIWDSGGRIPPAHLSRIFEPFFSTRQGGTGLGLSTAHSIVRSHGGNIRVSSSPQEGTGFLIQLPMRD; encoded by the coding sequence TTGGCCGGTTCGCCGCAGCCGCACACGCTGCGCAACCGGCTGACGTGGCTCACCGTGTTCCGCACGGTGGCCGTCAGTCTGTCGCTCGTGGCCTTCGCGGCCCGCGTGTTCCTGCAGCCCGTGCAGGAGCCCAGCCACGGCGACATGCTGTCCTTCGCGGTCATCGGGCTCGTCTACCTCTTCACGCTCGTCTACGGCCTCATGCTCCGAGGGGGCTGGGCGGACCGTCTGGCGGCGGTGGTACAGGTGGTGGGCGACCTGCTCATCGCCTCGGTGCTCGTCTTCCTCACCGGCGTGGGAGACAGTCCCTTCACCTTCCTGTACCTGCTGGCCGTCATCGGCGCGAGCATCCTGCTGGATGGCCGCGGCGCGCTCCTGGCCGCGCTCGCCAGCGCGCTCACCTATTCGTTGCTGCTGGTGGCGGTACGGTCGCGCTGGCTGGTGTCTCCCACGGGAGGGGGGGATTTGAGCCTGCAGCGGGTCGCCTTCCTCATCGGCAGCAACCTGCTCGCGCTCGTGCTCATCGCGGTGCTCGCGGGCTATCTGTCGCGTCAGCTCTCGGCCACGGGTGGGCGGCTGTCCGCGCGCGAGGCGGACCTCAAGAAGCTGGGCACCCTGCAGCAGCAGATCCTCACCTGCATGCCCTCGGGCCTCATCACGTGTGACGCGGAGGGCCGCGTCACCTTCGTCAACCGTGCCGCCAGCGCCATCCTGGGGCTGGACGCGGCGGCGGTGGTGGCGGGCCTGCCCGTGGAGTCGCTCCTGCCGGGGGCGCTCGGAATGGAAGCCCACGTGCGCCGCCGGGAGCTGTCCGTGCAGACGCGCGAGGGCGCGCGCACGCTTGGGTTGACGGTGACGGGCCTGGGTGACACCGGGAGCGAGGGCATGCTCATCGTCTTCCAGGATCTGACCGAGCTGCGCCGTACCGAGGAGGATCTGCGGCGCGCCGACAGGCTGGCCGCGCTGGGCACCCTGGCCGCCCAGCTCGCGCACGAAATCCGCAATCCCCTGGCCGCCATGCGCGGCTCGGCCCAGTTGCTCGTGCAGGAGTCCTCCGGGGATCCGCTGTCGGCGAGGCTCGTGGACGTGCTCCTGCGCGAATCGGATCGGCTCTCCCATCTGGTGGAGGACTTCCTGCGCTTCGCCCGCCCTCCGCCTCCACTCAAGCAGGAGGTGGACCTGGGAGCGTTGGTGGCGGAGACGGTGGACATGCTGCGCGCGGATCCGCTCGCCCGTCAGGTGCGCGTGGAGACGGCGCTGCTTCCCCTGCGCATTCTCGTGGACGCGGATCAGCTCCGGCAGGTGCTCATCAACCTGCTGCGCAATGCCTTCCAGGCGGCGGAGGAGGGGGGAGTGGTGCGCGTGACGCTGCGGCCCGAGGACTCCTGGGCGGAGCTGCTCATCTGGGACTCGGGGGGCCGCATTCCCCCGGCACACCTCTCGCGCATTTTCGAGCCTTTTTTCAGCACCCGGCAGGGCGGCACCGGCCTGGGGTTGTCCACGGCGCATTCCATCGTGCGCTCACATGGTGGCAACATCCGCGTGTCCTCCTCCCCCCAGGAGGGCACTGGGTTCCTCATCCAATTGCCCATGCGGGACTGA